One Treponema primitia ZAS-1 genomic window carries:
- a CDS encoding COG2426 family protein, which yields MNTPVILLWTALLSFLPISELRGGIPFAIANGIPWYWAYLYCAGLNALVAPACWVFLSTLHRVFRKMAWYEKIFDRFVERARVKLHAQVEKWGWLGIAVFVAIPLPITGAWTGTLGSWVLGLSKRKTMLAVILGVLTSGAIVTAVMLLGVQALRIFVKEV from the coding sequence ATGAATACCCCTGTAATACTCCTCTGGACCGCACTGCTTTCTTTCCTGCCCATTTCTGAACTCCGGGGGGGCATCCCCTTCGCTATTGCCAATGGGATACCCTGGTACTGGGCCTATCTGTACTGCGCCGGTCTCAACGCCCTGGTGGCGCCGGCCTGCTGGGTCTTTCTTTCCACCTTGCACAGGGTTTTCCGTAAAATGGCCTGGTACGAAAAAATTTTTGACCGCTTTGTGGAACGGGCCCGGGTCAAACTCCATGCCCAGGTGGAAAAATGGGGCTGGCTTGGGATTGCGGTCTTTGTGGCCATCCCCTTGCCCATAACCGGCGCCTGGACCGGAACCCTGGGGTCTTGGGTACTTGGCCTAAGCAAGCGGAAAACCATGCTCGCCGTAATCCTCGGGGTACTTACGTCCGGGGCCATCGTTACCGCGGTGATGCTCCTGGGCGTACAGGCCCTGCGTATCTTTGTAAAAGAAGTATAG
- a CDS encoding non-canonical purine NTP pyrophosphatase has product MTIWFATGNTHKRAELSGLLPGHLIKIPADEGIPFDPDETGATFGENALIKARELRRLVLASGCGSQDPVIADDSGLCVDALDGRPGIYSARYGSTERYGSEGGKKLSDRDRNALLLQELQSRSELQSRSELQSRSELQSRSDNPSRQARFVCAMVLLFSEDRFYLVQETLEGELIREERGAGGFGYDPILYLPQLGRTVAELTPEEKNQISHRGKAGKAIAKLLAEQQ; this is encoded by the coding sequence ATGACGATTTGGTTTGCCACCGGCAATACCCATAAAAGGGCGGAACTTTCAGGCCTTCTTCCCGGCCACCTCATAAAAATCCCCGCCGATGAAGGAATCCCCTTCGACCCCGATGAAACGGGCGCCACCTTTGGGGAAAACGCCCTGATAAAAGCCCGGGAACTCCGCCGCCTGGTCCTGGCAAGCGGATGCGGTTCCCAAGACCCGGTTATTGCCGATGATTCCGGCCTCTGCGTGGACGCCCTGGACGGCCGGCCGGGTATCTACTCTGCCCGGTACGGCAGTACCGAACGGTACGGCTCCGAAGGCGGCAAAAAGCTCAGTGACCGGGACCGCAACGCCCTGCTCCTCCAAGAGCTGCAAAGCAGATCAGAGCTGCAAAGCAGATCAGAGCTGCAAAGCAGATCAGAGCTGCAGAGCAGATCTGACAATCCCAGCCGCCAAGCCCGGTTCGTCTGCGCCATGGTACTCCTCTTTAGCGAAGACCGCTTCTACCTGGTCCAGGAAACCCTGGAGGGGGAGCTGATCCGGGAAGAGCGCGGCGCGGGCGGCTTCGGCTACGACCCTATCCTCTACCTCCCCCAACTGGGCCGCACCGTGGCGGAACTTACCCCAGAAGAGAAGAACCAAATCAGCCATCGGGGCAAAGCCGGAAAGGCAATCGCCAAGCTTCTGGCGGAACAACAATAG